In Nitrospinota bacterium, the following proteins share a genomic window:
- a CDS encoding GatB/YqeY domain-containing protein encodes MVKQAIKTMALQERIEEDYKTALRAGDRDRVSTLRLVKAAILNKCKEKGEDVDEAGILDVLSAAAKQRKESVQAYEEGGRDDLRAKEQRELDILQEYLPEAMSAEEVAARVADVIAEVGATSPKDTGRVMKVLMAELKGRAEGGLVNRLVKERLAPSS; translated from the coding sequence ATGGTGAAGCAGGCGATAAAGACCATGGCCTTGCAAGAACGGATAGAAGAAGACTACAAAACGGCGCTGCGGGCCGGCGATAGGGATCGCGTCTCGACGCTGCGGCTGGTCAAGGCGGCGATTCTCAACAAGTGCAAGGAAAAGGGGGAGGATGTGGACGAGGCAGGCATCCTCGACGTGTTGAGCGCCGCCGCCAAACAGCGTAAGGAGTCCGTCCAGGCCTACGAGGAGGGAGGCCGGGACGACCTGAGAGCGAAAGAGCAGCGCGAGCTGGATATTTTACAAGAATATCTGCCCGAAGCCATGTCGGCCGAGGAGGTCGCAGCTCGGGTGGCCGACGTCATCGCTGAGGTTGGGGCGACCTCCCCGAAGGACACGGGCAGGGTGATGAAGGTCCTAATGGCCGAGCTTAAGGGGAGAGCCGAAGGGGGCCTGGTCAACCGATTGGTCAAGGAGCGGCTAGCGCCCAGCAGTTGA
- a CDS encoding 30S ribosomal protein S21, with amino-acid sequence MPGVRIRHGESFEQALKRFKKQCEKAGIYSEIRRRKHYEKPSVRRKRKMLAARKKLLKAIRKSGRW; translated from the coding sequence ATGCCGGGTGTCCGCATCAGGCACGGAGAGTCTTTCGAGCAAGCCCTTAAGCGATTTAAAAAGCAATGTGAGAAGGCTGGGATTTATTCCGAGATCCGGCGGCGGAAGCACTATGAAAAGCCGAGCGTCCGCCGGAAGCGAAAGATGCTGGCGGCTCGCAAGAAGCTCCTTAAGGCTATCAGAAAGTCCGGAAGATGGTGA